The following DNA comes from Triticum aestivum cultivar Chinese Spring chromosome 3D, IWGSC CS RefSeq v2.1, whole genome shotgun sequence.
atgacgatgtgaactatgggtgttaatcacatggtgatgtgaactattggtgttaaatcacatggcgatgtgaactagattattgactctagtgcaagtgggagactgaaggaaatatgccctagaggcaataataaagttattatttatttccttatatcatgataaatgtttattattcatgctagaattgtattaaccggaaacatgatacatgtgtgaatacatagacaaacagagtgtcactagtatgcctctacttgactagctcgttgatcaaagatggttatgtttcctagccatagacatgagttgtcatttgattaacgggatcacatcattaggagaatgatgtgattgacttgacccattccgttagcttagcactcgatcgtttagtatgttgctattgctttcttcatgacttatacaagttcctatgactatgagattatgcaactcccgtttaccggaggaacactttgtgtgctaccaaacatcacaacgtaactgggtgattataaaggtgctctacaggtgtctctgaaggtacttgttgggttggcgtatttcgagattaggatttgtcactccgattgtcggagaggtatctctgggccctctcggtaatgcacatcacttaagccttgcaagcattgcaactaatgagtttgttgcgagatgatgtattacggaacgagtaaagagacttgccggtaacgagattgaactaggtattaagataccgacgatcgaatctcaggcaagtaacataccgatgacaaagggaacaacgtatgttgttgtgcagtttgaccgataaagatcttcgtagaatatgtgggagccaatatgggcatccacgtcccgctattggttattgaccggagacgtgtctcggtcatgtctacatagttctcgaacctgtagggtccgcacgcttaacgttacgatgacagttttattatgagtttatgagttttgatgtaccgaaggagttcggagtcccggatgagatcggggacatgacgaggagtctcgaaatggtcgagacgtaaaaattgatatattggacgactatattcggacatcggaaaggttctgagtgattcgagtatttttcggagtaccggagagttacgggaattcgtattgggccttaatgggccatacgggaaaggagagaaaggccccaaagggtggccgcacccctccccatggactagtccgaattggactagggaggggggggcgcccccttccttccttctccttctcccatcccttctcctactccaacaagggaaggaggagtcctactcccggtgggagtaggactccccccttggcgcgccctcctcctaggccggcggcctccccccttgctcctttatatacgggggcaggggggcaccccatagacacaacaattgatctattgatctcttagccgtgtgcggtgcccccctccaccatattacacctcgataatatcgtagcggtgcttaggggaagccctgcgtcggtagaacatcatcatcgtcaccacgccgtcgtgctgacgaaactctccctcaacactcggctggatcggagttcgagggacgtcatcgagctgaacgtgtgctgaactcagaggtgccgtacgttcggtacttgatcggtcggatcgtgaagacgtacgactacatcaaccgcgttgtgttaacgcttccgctttcggtctacaagggtacgtggacaacactctcccctctcgttgctatgcatcaccatgatcttgcgtgttcgtaggaattttttttgaaattactacgttccccaacaaggcggAGAGGAAATCTTGGGGAAAACTGTGGAACATGAGCATCCCGTCCAAGATTAAGGTGTTTGCTTGGCGTTTAGCCAAGACTTCGCTCCCAACTGGAGATGTCCGGAGTCACAGAAAAATGACAGATACGCCGGCGTGTTCCATATGCAACGCGGCTACCGATTCCTGGAGACACTCCTTATTTGATTGCCATATGTCCCGATGTGTGTGGGCTTTAGCCGAGGAGGAACTGACTGAGGTTGCTATCTCAAACCGAACTGAAGATGCAAGATTATGGGTTTTTTGGCTGCTTGATACTTTACCAGAGGAGGAGGTAGTTCAAGTTTTGGTTACGATGTGGGCCATATGGTGGGCGAGACGACGTGCTATCCATGACGATCAATACCAAAGCCCCCTAAGCACCTCGGTTTTTGTCACAAAGTTCCTGGAAGATCTTGATTTGGTGGCGGACAGCAAGCGGCGCCCGGCCAAGGACCGGCTTGCGATGCATAAGGACTTGCATGTAACAGCTGATAATGCAAGGGCCAGAGTAATCAGGTCGACATGGATTCCCCGAACTGACTTCGACGCGAAAATTAATGCTGATGGTGGGGTGTCAAGATGTGGTAGAAGAGGTGCTGCGGCGGTCGTTTGCCGAGACAAGGCGGGAACTTTCTTAGGAGCTTGAGCGAGAGTTTTTGAAGGTCTTACGGACCCATCCTCGCTAGAGGCGCAAGCCTGCAATGAAACCCTTTCATTGGCCGAGGACCTCAACTTGAATGCTGTTTGTGTGGCATCGGACTGCGCTGAGGTGATCTCCAAGATCGGGACGGAAGCTCCTTGCCACTATACAGCGATACTCCGGGAGATCAGTCATCGCACTGCTGTTTTTCATAATATTCGCTTTGTTCATGAAAATAGGAAGTTTAATTTTGAAGCACATTCGCTTGCGAAAGCTGCTGTTTCTTTGTCTAGCGGGCGCCATGTGTGGCTTGTTTCTACGCCCGATATCATATGTATCCCTATGAACATCCAACTATAATAAAGGTTACAGATGCTAAAAAAAAAAACTTGGTAGCGACCGAGCGGCCGGAGACACGACAGCTTTATCTCGCCCGTGCTGATTCCTATTAGGAATCACCTACGTGTGGGCTGCTATCGAGCCGGCCCATTATCGTAGGTCGCTCCCCGCAGCTTGTGTTGTTGTAGGTTCGCTCTGCTTCAGTTTACTTCgggttttttctttggtttttactttttttttcattGACTTTTTTCAGGTTGCACTTTTTCGTTATACTTtgcttttctttcttatttttcaCTCGTCTTTTTTATCTTCATTATACTTTTGTTTTCTtcattgttttgttttctttttgtttctttgtcgGTTTTTATCCGGATTTTTTAAGAGACATCTACTTTTTTCTCAGTACACAGTTTAGCGATAAGAGATGAGTTCAAATTTACATGGAAGACGGGCCGACTCCAGGGCCGAACTGGTGGGCCAAGTTCGGTCCGACCTTATCCCCTGCAATTTCCCCGCTCTCCCCTCACTCGCCGTGGTAAAACAATGGCGCTCCATCTCGCGCGACCGTTCCTGCCCGCCGGCCTCCCGCCGCCGGCGCGCCGCCGCGCTCGTGCCCGGGCGCATCCCCTCTCCCCCACCGCCGACGCGCGGTCCCCGTCCTTCAGGAGGCCCTACACGTCCGTCCTGGTGGTGCCCACGGGGGTCGGCGCCGCGGTcgggggcttcgccggcgacgccCTCCCCGTGGCAcgcgccctcgccgccgtcgccgactGCGTCATCTCCCATCCCAACGTAAGTTCAGGCCCTCCCCACACGCTGCCATTTCTCCTCCGCCGGAGCCCGACCGCTCAAAGTCTGAGGCTTTGCTTCCACTCCCCACCCTAGGTGCTCAACGCCGCGATGCTGTACTGGCCGATGCAGAATACGCTTTACGTCGAGGGATACGCCCTCGACAGGTTCGCCGAAGGCGCCTGGGCTCTTCAGCCAGTCCACCAGAACAAGGTCAGTGAGCGCTACCAAACTATACTGAATGCTGATAGATGCAGTGGCCCTGTAGGAACAAGATCACTAGGAATTTCAGAATTTCATTTCTTCACACGTTGATGCGTTGTAGCTGATTTAACCTAGGTAGGTAGGCTTGGTGTTGGACTCCGGGATCGAGGAGGAGCTCCGGCTCCGCCATTTGCAGGTCGCCGATGCGGCGAGGGCTTCGCTCGGCCTCCCTGTTGTGGAGTACGCTGTCACGGATGCTCCTTTAGAGGTGCACACTCTGTTTTGAAAGTAGTAGCTGAGAAGACAAACTCAATTCCTTGGTATCTGCTAATCTTCaatgttactccctctgtaaactaatataagagcgtttagatcactaccatagtattctaaacgctcttatattagtttacagagggagtacttgataaAATACCCATGTATGGTGTAGATCAAGACCTGGTTCGATCCGAAGTGTGGGAAATCAACCGGGAGTGTCGGGAACTCCGATTCCCTGTTAAGAGCGGTCGACGCGCTAGTGAACCAGGCAGGCGTGAATGCTGTGGCTGTTGTCGCGCGCTTCCCAGACGACGACCCTGAAGATTCAGATTGCTATAGGGAAGGAAAGGTAGTTCTTATCTGCTCAAGTACTTTTTTTCTAATTTTTGTAATGATAGTTTCTGCCCTTGTTGTATCGGATATTTGCAAGAGGCATTCTTGGAGCTCCCTTGTTATCCTTTTGATATGCTTGTTTGGAGAGTTACTCTGACATGCGAACTTACAGTTTGCATCATCTAACGTATCTCTTGCAAGTTGTAACAACATGCATTCTTTGGCGCTCATGTAGAGTCAGGAATACATGTTAGCGCCTCTCTTCTCAATAAATGTGAAAATTGTTGCCCCTTATTTCGTTGAAAGGCTTATCAGTTGTGGAGAAATATATCTGATATCCTAGCAAGAATTAATATACCTCTCAGCTCATATGTTGTTGATATCGCAATATCAATGCAGGGAGTTGATCTGTTAGCCGGAGTTGAAGCAATCATCAGTCACCTAATTGTGAAAGAATTCAAAATCCCTGCTGCTCACGCTCCTGCGGTGTTGCCCCTGCCACTCAGCCCATCAGTGTCCCCACGATCTGCTGCTGAAGAGGTATTTATGCTCTTATTTTAAGTTGTTTGTGCATCATTGAGTTAAATAATTACAAAGTGAAATGCCCAATGTCAACTAAGGAGTACATACTACGTAGTGCTTATAAATTTCATCTCCCGTCTCCCTTCACTCTTTTTGATATTTTTTCTAACAGATTGGTTATACCTTTCTACCATGTGTGCTCGCTGGTTTAAGCACCGCTCCTCAGTATGTGACGAGGAGGCAGGGTACCTTGGACAGTGGTTGCATAGTGGCTAGTGATGTTGATAGTGTGATTCTTCCAAGAGATGCCTGTGGAGGTGATGGTGCTCTTGCCTTTTCTCGAACTGCAAGAAAGAACAAGGTACACTTCTCCTGTGCATATTACGGATGAAGTATCTTGCCACTTAAATTGCATATGATGAGTGAAGCTAATGATAGAATCCCAAGTGTAACCCTCTGTATTTATCAGGACAGCTAAATTAGATAATTTTTCCTGTAATTCTGCAGCCCTTAATCATTACCGTTCAGGAAAATGAGACGGTGCTCGATGACACCCCTGATAAATTCAATATTGAAGCGGTATGTAACATTTCTTGATAATTATTCTTCTAGTTTACCTTCTGATACACCACATGATCTTGTATTCGAGAGATCCTTACTCCTTAGACACCAACCTTTTTCTCCCCAGCTGAATGTCCAGAACTACTGGGAAGCAATTGGAGTTATTGCTGCTCACAAGGCAGGCATCAATCCAAATGCTCTCAGAAAACAAGGAATTGACCATCTTAAGAGCCATCGACGATTGTACTCTGCCCGATCTTCTGGTCCTAGGCCATACGCCTCTTCTGCAACGCAGGATAAAGTATATGTACACCAGTTAGTTTGACAATTTAGTACAGAAGAAATCAGTTTTAGCAAGTAGGAGGCTGCAAATTTTGAAGTCCCAGGTACATATTCCACAACAGTAGGAGCATACATATGTAACTTTATTTCGTTGTCACCCCATGAGGAATTACATTGATATGGATACGTGTCTGCAGTGTCATTGTGATCATGGATGTTGTACTCAGAAGCCATTCTTCGGATCAATTAATTTCTTCAGTTGCTAGACAGGGGCAGTGCTATGCTCCCTGTCCACCACACAAGTGTCATGCTGATTGCTTTTTGACGGGCAATGGGCAGGAGCTCTGCCAATTCATTATAGAAGAAGGGAGAAGGACCAAAATCCCACAGTTTGGTACAGACAGTGCCAAGACCACATAGTGGCAAAGCGAAGCAGCTAGTTAAGATACAGCCTCCCAGAACAAAGCTATCTCATCTCTCGCCATGGCTGTAATCGTCTCAGGCGAACACCTTTTCTCCTCAAACGTTCGGCGGTTACGTTCCTTCCAGAGATTCCACACCACGTAGGCCGCCGTGGTTACCTGCTTGCGCGAGTCCTGAAGCTTTCCCAGCCCAAGCGTTTTCCACCACCAATCCTTGATGGTAGCAGAAGATGAAGGAATGATGGCCGCCTTGCCGTCCGAGTTCTGAAACCCATGCCAAACCTCCCGGGCGAAGACGCAGTCCAAAGATGTATGAGTCGTCATGCTGATTGCTGAGGTCATTTATGTCTTGATGTGTCATTCTGCGCTCTCAAATCGTCGACTCTCTGTTGTTGCTGTCTGCATCTACTCAGAATACACATGTTTGTCAGAGTGGGTAGTTGCTGCTTTTGCTTGCTTGTTCCAACTACCAATCAAACTGCACCTTCAACTTAGATGAGATGCAGCTTATGACTTGCTGTTTGTGTGTGTTAGTGTACTAGATGCCTGTTTGTTTATGCTAGCTTGCTGTTGAAGTACATATTTACCTGATTTGCACTTCACATGCAGATTCTGTGCCTTTAAATAGGTAAGATCTTTTTTCAGCAATAGTTTCTTTTTCTCACTAGCATAGTTTATGCTTTTCAGTGGTTATATatatcatctttcttggttctagAAGTTTCAAGTTAGATGATGGGTTGGTGGCAGCCCTTCCCGAAGTTCATTCAACCTTTGTTAGAACAGCTGGTGTCAGGATGAACAAACCTGACTAtcggaagaaaaggaaaaaaaggctcGCAAATACAGTAGCAGCTATTTGCAGTAGTTAATTTACTCCGGACTTCCATTTACTACACGGTACTTAATTTGCCACTGTCAAAAAGGTATCAGGATGAAACAACCTCCCATGTGAGGACTACTTCTTTGGTATATGTCAGGATGCACACTATAGGGTGTGTTGTTTTGGGAAAAGGATTTACaggtttagagagagagagagagagagagagagagagatactccctccgtttcttcttagtccgcatataaggtttggtcaaagtcaagctttgtagagtttgactaactttatattaaaaaatataaacattcacaatatgaaatcaatattatcagatgcaccatgacacgtattttcatactatatagttttagtattgtagatgttcatatttttttatataaatttggtcaaactttgtgtagtttgactttgaccaaatcttatatgcagagtaaaaagaaacggagggagtagatagatagagagagagagatagatggagagagagagatgcatctagaATCAACTTAATCAAAACCAAACCTTTGAATATTTTTTATTGAATGATATCTTGTAGACCAAAAGTTAGATTGTGAACCTTTTTTGTATTTGAATTCGTACCCAAATAAGATCTTCAAAATAAGATCAATCTTGGATACATTTAAACTAGTTTTAATTTAATGTTTCAGTAATATTTGACATGGGTTTCATATACATTGCATTATCTTTGAAATGATTTAAATAAGAAAGTTAATAAAATATGAGAAGTTAGTCAACTATCCCAAATCATTGAAACTAATCTATGGAATAATTGAAGTTAGTGAAGCTAGAAATCAGTAAGTCTTATTGGTTTTAGAATCAGTTGAAATAATGAAATAAGTGACAGAGTAAAACCAATTTTACTCATAAATGACATAGATGTAATAAATGAAAAATATTTCACTAATATGAAATGTTTCAAAAAAGTGAATGTGAAATAGCGATataatgaaatatgcaaaattgtTTATTTCACATAAGTAAGATATTTCAAAGTAACCGAGATAATCATCTGGTGAACTACTAAAACATAGAAAAGAAGTCAAAAACTTATTTCACAATGTGAAATATTTCAAAATAAGTGAATTGGTTATATCGTGAAACAGTGATCTGTTTAAATAAGTGATATATTTAAATTACTTTATTTCACACATGTAAGAAAATTCAAAATAGTGAAATAGTGATCCAGTAAAATATTGGAATAGATGAAACAAGTGAAAACTTATTCCGCATATGCAAATACTTTAAAATAAGTTAAATATGTGATATGTGAAAATATTTAAATAAATGAAATTGAAATAGGAGATGAAGTCACTGAGATATGTGTTTCAAAGATATTTGAAAAAGGAAAATATGAAATATGTGAAAGTTTTCGAATAAGTGAATCAAGCTAACTATGCCATATCTAAAACATGTGAAACTGAAATAGATATTGAAATTAGTATTTTTTGTCATGA
Coding sequences within:
- the LOC123076874 gene encoding uncharacterized lipoprotein syc1174_c, giving the protein MALHLARPFLPAGLPPPARRRARARAHPLSPTADARSPSFRRPYTSVLVVPTGVGAAVGGFAGDALPVARALAAVADCVISHPNVLNAAMLYWPMQNTLYVEGYALDRFAEGAWALQPVHQNKVGLVLDSGIEEELRLRHLQVADAARASLGLPVVEYAVTDAPLEIKTWFDPKCGKSTGSVGNSDSLLRAVDALVNQAGVNAVAVVARFPDDDPEDSDCYREGKGVDLLAGVEAIISHLIVKEFKIPAAHAPAVLPLPLSPSVSPRSAAEEIGYTFLPCVLAGLSTAPQYVTRRQGTLDSGCIVASDVDSVILPRDACGGDGALAFSRTARKNKPLIITVQENETVLDDTPDKFNIEALNVQNYWEAIGVIAAHKAGINPNALRKQGIDHLKSHRRLYSARSSGPRPYASSATQDKVYVHQLV